The Deinococcus koreensis genome includes a window with the following:
- a CDS encoding carbohydrate ABC transporter permease: MNEAGKRPSTLITVLLFLGALSILFPLYLAVVTALKTPQEVAASVFALPTSLRWENFSEAIRLTNFFTAFRTSAFVTVSVVLLTLLTNSLVAYAIARNQDKPLFRYLYYYFISALFIPFPIIMLPVVKQTSAWGMDNPVGLIFLYVVYGLSFNIFVYVGYIKSIPREIEEAALIDGATTWQTFWKIIFPLLSPMNATVGILTCLWAWNDFLLPLVIISDPEFATLPLVQYIFQGQFSTQYNLAFASYLMTLAPMVIVYLLAQRWIISGVTQGSVKG, translated from the coding sequence ATGAACGAAGCAGGCAAGCGGCCCAGCACGCTGATCACCGTCCTGCTGTTTCTGGGCGCCCTGAGCATCCTGTTCCCGCTGTACCTCGCGGTGGTGACCGCCCTCAAGACCCCGCAGGAGGTCGCGGCCTCGGTGTTTGCGCTGCCCACCTCGCTGCGGTGGGAGAATTTCAGCGAGGCCATCCGGCTCACCAATTTCTTCACGGCCTTCCGCACCAGCGCGTTCGTCACCGTCTCGGTGGTACTCCTGACCCTGCTGACCAACTCGCTGGTAGCCTACGCCATCGCGCGCAATCAGGATAAGCCGCTGTTCCGATACCTGTATTACTACTTCATCAGCGCGCTGTTCATCCCATTCCCGATCATCATGCTGCCGGTCGTCAAGCAGACCAGTGCCTGGGGCATGGACAACCCGGTCGGCCTGATCTTCCTGTACGTCGTGTACGGCCTGTCGTTCAACATCTTCGTGTACGTGGGCTACATCAAGTCCATTCCGCGTGAAATCGAGGAGGCCGCGCTGATCGACGGCGCGACCACCTGGCAGACCTTCTGGAAGATCATCTTCCCGCTGCTCTCGCCCATGAACGCCACAGTGGGCATCCTGACCTGCCTGTGGGCCTGGAACGACTTCCTGCTGCCCCTCGTGATCATCAGTGACCCTGAATTTGCCACCTTGCCGCTGGTGCAGTACATCTTTCAGGGACAGTTCAGTACCCAGTACAACCTGGCCTTCGCGTCCTATCTGATGACGCTGGCCCCCATGGTGATCGTGTACCTGCTCGCGCAGCGCTGGATCATCTCCGGCGTCACGCAGGGCTCAGTCAAGGGCTGA
- a CDS encoding carbohydrate ABC transporter permease, with amino-acid sequence MSAISRAEVSSTSPPLRRRRRGNPTYLLMALPAVVLFFVFHTYPAIQGILYSFTNFKGYGDFDFVGLRNYLQIFQDERVLAAYRFTFGFAVLATVLVNVIALTVAIGLNSNIRFRNLLRAVYFLPNILSVLIVGFIFNYLFANLVPQIGQALGVAGLSKNILGDPGLAWTGILFVAVWQAAAFNIILYLAGLQTIPYDLYESADIDGAGPWQKFRNITFPMIAAFFTINMVLAMKGFLQVFDQIVALTGGGPGTSTESVSLLIYKGGFDGGQFAYQSANAVIFLIVLVVVSLAQTRFLQRREVEA; translated from the coding sequence ATGAGCGCCATTTCCAGAGCGGAGGTGTCCAGCACCTCTCCGCCGCTGCGCCGCCGCCGGCGCGGCAACCCCACCTACCTGCTGATGGCCCTGCCGGCCGTGGTGCTGTTCTTCGTCTTCCACACCTACCCGGCCATCCAGGGCATCCTCTACAGCTTCACGAACTTCAAGGGCTACGGCGACTTCGACTTCGTGGGTCTGCGCAACTACCTGCAGATCTTCCAGGACGAGCGCGTGCTGGCTGCCTACCGCTTCACCTTCGGCTTCGCCGTGCTGGCCACCGTGCTGGTCAACGTCATCGCGCTGACTGTTGCCATCGGCCTGAACAGCAACATCCGCTTCCGCAACCTGCTGCGGGCGGTGTACTTCCTGCCGAACATCCTGAGCGTGCTCATCGTGGGCTTTATCTTCAACTACCTGTTCGCCAACCTCGTGCCGCAGATCGGCCAGGCGCTGGGGGTTGCCGGGCTGTCGAAGAACATCCTGGGTGACCCGGGGCTGGCCTGGACGGGCATCCTGTTCGTGGCGGTGTGGCAGGCGGCGGCCTTCAACATCATCCTGTACCTCGCGGGCCTGCAGACCATCCCCTACGACCTGTACGAGTCCGCCGACATCGATGGTGCGGGCCCATGGCAGAAGTTCCGCAACATCACCTTCCCGATGATCGCGGCCTTCTTCACCATCAACATGGTGCTGGCCATGAAGGGCTTCCTGCAGGTCTTCGACCAGATCGTGGCGCTGACCGGGGGCGGGCCGGGCACCTCCACCGAATCGGTGTCCCTCCTGATCTACAAGGGCGGCTTCGACGGCGGGCAGTTCGCCTACCAGTCGGCCAACGCCGTGATCTTCCTGATCGTGCTGGTCGTGGTGTCGCTCGCCCAGACACGGTTTCTCCAGCGCCGGGAGGTGGAGGCATGA
- a CDS encoding ABC transporter substrate-binding protein codes for MSKPHPTIRRTFLGLSLLLLGAASSASAVTELEFYVGNKGIDTWKALFAAFEKQNPDIKVNLVVPPDFVAVLKTRIVKNKLPDIVAMGGDTNFKGFAEGGVFKDYAADPLLKSVKPIYIQQIQSIVGGKQVYGIPYTANTIGLIYNADKLKQLGLTPPKTYAQFIAALKKARAAGQTPLTLTLKDAWVTLPFMNAIAVNTVPATFAAQKNAGKATFKAAYSGVADKMLEIAGYAQNDPAGTSFADGTAAFARGGSVFYIQGDWALPDILAANPKIKLGMVPFPATNGANTVVSSVDLLLASAKDTRHPAEVDKLLKFLTSKANVTTYLRAVNAPSVQVGTVPTDPILSAMKAPYSSGKIAGAPFNLFPPGLNAETFFQAYLQDKNKAKLLDGLDKTWTDVVRRSN; via the coding sequence ATGTCCAAGCCCCACCCCACCATCCGCCGCACGTTCCTGGGCCTCAGCCTGCTGCTGCTTGGGGCCGCTTCCAGCGCCTCGGCCGTGACCGAACTCGAGTTCTACGTCGGCAACAAGGGCATCGACACCTGGAAGGCGCTGTTCGCCGCCTTCGAGAAGCAGAATCCCGACATCAAGGTCAACCTGGTGGTGCCGCCGGACTTCGTGGCGGTTCTCAAGACCCGCATCGTGAAGAACAAGCTGCCCGACATCGTGGCCATGGGCGGCGATACCAACTTCAAGGGCTTCGCCGAAGGTGGTGTATTCAAGGACTACGCGGCCGACCCGCTGCTGAAATCAGTCAAGCCAATCTATATCCAGCAGATCCAGTCCATCGTCGGGGGCAAGCAGGTCTACGGCATTCCCTATACCGCCAACACCATCGGGCTGATCTACAACGCCGACAAGCTCAAGCAGCTCGGGCTCACCCCCCCTAAGACCTACGCGCAGTTCATCGCCGCCCTGAAAAAGGCCAGGGCGGCCGGCCAGACGCCGCTCACGCTGACCCTGAAAGACGCCTGGGTCACGCTGCCCTTCATGAACGCGATCGCCGTGAACACCGTGCCGGCCACCTTCGCCGCACAGAAAAATGCCGGAAAGGCCACCTTCAAGGCCGCCTACAGCGGGGTGGCCGACAAGATGCTCGAGATCGCCGGCTACGCTCAGAACGACCCGGCCGGCACGAGCTTTGCCGACGGCACCGCGGCCTTCGCTCGGGGCGGCAGTGTGTTCTACATCCAGGGTGACTGGGCGCTGCCGGACATCCTTGCGGCCAACCCGAAGATCAAGCTCGGTATGGTGCCCTTCCCGGCGACGAACGGGGCCAACACGGTCGTCTCCTCGGTCGATCTGCTGCTCGCCTCCGCCAAGGACACCCGTCACCCGGCCGAGGTGGACAAACTGCTCAAGTTCCTGACCAGCAAGGCGAATGTCACGACCTACCTGAGGGCTGTCAACGCGCCCTCGGTGCAGGTCGGCACGGTGCCCACCGACCCGATCCTCTCGGCCATGAAGGCGCCGTACTCCAGCGGCAAGATCGCCGGCGCGCCCTTCAACCTCTTCCCGCCCGGCCTGAACGCCGAGACCTTCTTCCAGGCGTACCTGCAGGACAAGAACAAGGCCAAGCTGCTTGACGGCCTGGACAAGACCTGGACGGACGTGGTCAGGCGCAGCAACTGA
- a CDS encoding glycoside hydrolase family 13 protein: MTDQLAPAPLTSRRPRPGEPWWKQSVIYQIYPRSFSDSNGDGIGDLQGIRDRLDYLQTLGVDVLWLCPVYPSPNRDGGYDISDYRGVAPEFGTLDDWKALVADLHARDMRLIMDLVVNHTSDEHPWFQQARASKDSPYRDYYLWRPAREGREPSNWGSHFGGPAWTLDEPSGEYYLHLFSTHQPDLNWDNPRVRAEIHDMMRWWLDLGIDGFRMDTINMLSKPPAFPDAAARAGERFPVASEHFIHGPRLFEYLAEMKAQVLDHYDVMTVGETPDVTPEHGLAFTNAETGPLSMIFAFELMHLDAGHAQTQRKWTKVPWSLAELRQITTRWQAGLHGVGWNSNFLSNHDVPRLVSRFGDDGEFRLASATLLATYLFALQGTPYIYQGDELGLTNVAFSDIGEYRDIDTLNYYREQVNDLGRPPAEVLAEIHAKGRDNARTPMPWTAEPNGGFTSGTPWIALNPTYGQINAQQALADPDSIYWYYRDLIRLRHTYPVFVDGRYDLLLPDHQTVFAFTRTTDDEQLLVLLNFGREVCELDWPGPPPLPTIQLLLANLPGAQPPQSTLTLRPYEARLYHTRTRAGDGLE, encoded by the coding sequence ATGACCGATCAGCTCGCCCCCGCCCCCCTGACCTCCAGGCGCCCACGACCCGGGGAGCCGTGGTGGAAACAGAGCGTGATCTATCAGATCTACCCCCGCTCCTTCTCTGACTCCAACGGCGACGGGATCGGTGACCTCCAGGGCATCCGTGACCGGCTGGACTACCTGCAGACCCTCGGCGTGGACGTGCTGTGGCTGTGCCCGGTCTACCCCTCGCCCAACCGGGACGGAGGTTACGACATCAGCGACTACCGGGGCGTCGCGCCGGAGTTCGGCACGCTGGACGACTGGAAGGCGCTGGTAGCCGACCTGCACGCGCGGGACATGCGCCTGATCATGGATCTGGTCGTCAACCACACCTCGGACGAGCACCCCTGGTTCCAGCAGGCCCGGGCCTCAAAGGACAGTCCCTACCGCGACTACTACCTGTGGCGGCCCGCCCGGGAGGGCCGGGAACCCAGCAACTGGGGCTCGCACTTCGGCGGCCCGGCCTGGACGCTGGACGAGCCCAGCGGCGAGTACTACCTGCACCTGTTCTCGACCCACCAGCCGGATCTCAACTGGGACAACCCCCGCGTCCGCGCCGAAATTCACGACATGATGCGCTGGTGGCTGGATCTGGGCATCGACGGCTTCCGCATGGACACCATCAACATGCTCTCCAAGCCGCCGGCCTTCCCGGACGCCGCCGCCCGGGCCGGCGAGAGGTTTCCCGTGGCCTCCGAACATTTCATCCATGGCCCGCGCCTCTTCGAGTACCTCGCGGAGATGAAGGCCCAGGTGCTCGACCACTACGACGTCATGACGGTGGGGGAGACGCCAGACGTGACCCCCGAACATGGCTTGGCCTTCACCAACGCCGAGACCGGGCCGCTGAGCATGATCTTCGCCTTCGAGCTCATGCACCTCGACGCCGGGCACGCGCAGACCCAGCGAAAGTGGACGAAGGTGCCCTGGAGTCTCGCGGAGCTGCGGCAGATCACCACCCGCTGGCAGGCTGGCCTGCACGGCGTCGGGTGGAACAGCAACTTCCTGTCGAACCATGACGTGCCGCGCCTGGTCTCGCGCTTCGGCGACGACGGCGAGTTCCGCCTCGCCTCCGCGACCCTCCTGGCCACCTACCTGTTCGCCCTGCAGGGCACGCCGTATATCTACCAGGGCGACGAACTCGGCCTAACCAACGTGGCGTTCAGCGACATAGGCGAGTACCGCGACATCGACACTTTGAATTACTACCGGGAGCAGGTGAATGACCTGGGCCGTCCACCCGCCGAGGTGCTGGCCGAGATTCACGCCAAGGGACGCGACAACGCCCGCACGCCCATGCCCTGGACAGCGGAGCCGAACGGGGGCTTCACCAGCGGCACGCCCTGGATCGCCCTGAACCCCACCTACGGGCAGATCAACGCCCAGCAGGCCCTCGCGGATCCCGACTCCATCTACTGGTACTACCGCGACCTGATCCGGCTGCGTCACACGTACCCGGTGTTCGTGGACGGCCGCTACGACCTGCTGCTGCCCGATCACCAGACGGTGTTCGCCTTCACTCGCACCACCGACGACGAGCAGCTTCTGGTGCTCCTGAACTTCGGCCGGGAGGTCTGCGAACTGGACTGGCCCGGCCCTCCACCTCTGCCCACTATCCAGCTGCTGCTGGCGAACCTGCCCGGCGCGCAGCCTCCCCAATCCACGCTGACCCTCCGCCCCTACGAGGCGCGCCTCTATCACACGCGCACGCGGGCAGGTGATGGCTTGGAGTGA
- a CDS encoding LacI family DNA-binding transcriptional regulator, which yields MEPTIKDVSRRANVSTATVSRVLNGERWVAEATREAVLRAVQELNYKPNAVARSLINAQTKTLAILFPKVSDMFSGTVLSGIEDAAQAQGFSVIVCRTGGGRERTLEYLQVLAEKRVDGIIFASEVLREEYAAFIRRLNIPLVVLSGETQDAAIPTVRCDDHQAAYAATGYLIGLGHERIGMLYGGAHETPEQHGRLQGFFEAHRDHGLAVDEAQVLLQPGFAFKDGLEGAHTLLGRPLNLSALFASSDELALGVISAAYQRGLRVPDDLSVMGFDDLPLAEMSVPPLTTVRQPLYGMGRRAATMLLDHIQSVQPLAGSAVFPTTIVERRSVRRL from the coding sequence ATGGAACCGACAATCAAAGACGTGTCGAGGCGAGCGAACGTCTCGACGGCCACCGTGTCGCGTGTCCTGAACGGAGAACGCTGGGTGGCCGAGGCCACCCGAGAAGCTGTGCTCAGAGCCGTGCAGGAACTGAACTATAAACCCAACGCCGTCGCGCGCAGCCTGATAAACGCGCAGACCAAGACCCTGGCAATCCTCTTTCCCAAGGTCTCAGACATGTTCTCCGGCACCGTGCTGAGCGGAATAGAAGACGCCGCGCAGGCGCAGGGCTTCAGTGTGATCGTCTGCCGAACCGGTGGGGGCCGTGAGCGCACCCTGGAGTACCTGCAGGTACTCGCCGAGAAGCGGGTGGACGGCATCATCTTCGCCAGCGAAGTGCTGCGTGAGGAATACGCCGCCTTCATCCGCCGCCTGAACATCCCCCTGGTCGTCCTGTCCGGCGAGACCCAGGACGCCGCCATCCCCACCGTGCGCTGTGACGACCACCAGGCCGCCTATGCGGCGACCGGCTACCTGATCGGCCTGGGTCACGAGCGAATCGGCATGCTGTATGGTGGCGCGCACGAGACGCCCGAGCAGCACGGCCGCCTGCAGGGCTTCTTCGAGGCCCACCGTGACCATGGCCTGGCGGTCGACGAGGCGCAGGTGCTGCTGCAGCCAGGCTTCGCATTCAAGGACGGCCTGGAAGGCGCCCACACCCTGCTGGGCCGCCCCCTGAACCTGAGCGCGCTGTTCGCCAGCAGCGACGAACTGGCCCTCGGCGTGATCTCGGCCGCCTACCAGCGCGGCCTGCGGGTGCCTGACGATCTGAGCGTCATGGGCTTCGACGACCTGCCGCTGGCCGAGATGAGCGTCCCCCCGCTGACGACCGTGCGCCAGCCGCTATACGGCATGGGCCGGCGAGCCGCCACGATGCTGCTCGACCACATCCAGAGCGTCCAGCCGCTCGCCGGGAGCGCCGTGTTCCCGACCACCATCGTCGAGCGCCGGAGCGTGCGTCGGCTGTGA
- a CDS encoding ParA family protein — MIITVAGFKGGVAKTTTAVHLAAYLQALGPTLLVDGDANRSASLWASHGGLNFTVVPEAQAMKHARQFEHIVIDTGARPSGDELRDLVGGCDLLVLPTNPEAMSLDALLQTTEALQNLGGQYRILLTLVPPSPSREGEEARALLEGERLPVMRAAIRQTSAFRHASAQGVPVYAIKGSRSAKVAWWDYERAAAEIVTAVGERA, encoded by the coding sequence ATGATCATCACGGTTGCCGGATTCAAGGGCGGGGTCGCCAAGACGACCACCGCCGTCCACCTCGCCGCCTACCTGCAGGCCCTGGGGCCGACGCTGCTCGTCGACGGCGACGCCAACCGCAGCGCCTCGCTCTGGGCCTCGCACGGGGGCCTGAATTTCACGGTCGTCCCCGAGGCCCAAGCGATGAAGCACGCGAGGCAGTTCGAGCACATCGTCATCGACACCGGCGCGCGCCCGAGCGGCGACGAGCTGCGCGACCTCGTGGGGGGCTGCGACCTGCTCGTGCTGCCCACCAACCCCGAGGCGATGAGCCTGGACGCCTTGCTCCAGACCACCGAGGCGTTGCAGAACCTTGGAGGTCAGTACCGCATCCTGCTTACCCTGGTGCCGCCCAGTCCATCACGGGAAGGAGAGGAAGCCCGCGCCCTGTTGGAAGGGGAGAGGTTGCCCGTCATGCGCGCGGCCATCCGTCAGACCTCAGCCTTCCGTCATGCCAGCGCGCAGGGCGTGCCGGTGTACGCCATCAAGGGCTCGCGCTCGGCCAAGGTGGCCTGGTGGGACTATGAGCGTGCGGCCGCGGAGATCGTCACGGCGGTAGGGGAGAGGGCATGA
- a CDS encoding PIN domain-containing protein, producing MLYPSLIRNLLMHLAVSGLVAARWTDEIQDEWIRNLLAARPDLSAERLQRTRRFMEQAVPDAQVTGYEGIVPSLSLPDADDRHVLAAAIHAGAEFLVTFNLKDFPVAALHSLDVLTPDGLVCRLLDSSPEATVDAVEGLRITLRQPAYPPAEFLERLERVGLPEAARRLQTHHDLLADDR from the coding sequence GTGCTCTACCCCTCGCTCATTCGCAATCTACTGATGCACCTGGCCGTGTCCGGACTCGTCGCCGCTCGCTGGACGGACGAGATCCAGGACGAATGGATTCGTAACCTGCTGGCCGCTCGGCCCGACCTGAGTGCCGAGCGGCTCCAGCGCACCCGGCGGTTCATGGAGCAGGCGGTTCCGGACGCCCAGGTGACGGGGTACGAGGGCATTGTCCCGTCGCTGTCGCTGCCGGATGCTGACGACCGGCACGTCCTTGCGGCCGCCATCCATGCCGGGGCCGAGTTCCTCGTGACCTTCAATCTCAAGGACTTCCCAGTCGCTGCCCTGCACTCCCTGGACGTCCTGACTCCGGATGGCCTGGTGTGTCGTCTCCTGGACAGCAGTCCGGAGGCGACCGTGGACGCCGTGGAAGGGTTAAGGATCACGCTGAGACAGCCGGCCTACCCACCGGCCGAGTTTCTGGAACGGCTGGAGCGGGTCGGTCTCCCTGAAGCGGCGCGCCGATTGCAGACCCACCATGACCTGTTGGCGGACGACCGCTGA
- a CDS encoding helix-turn-helix domain-containing protein yields MTAPFLPTPEDTRAARAHLEQLRTQTVGMSERLTALLSDVLTPLAAGKAVQVNALDAEITTQQAAELLNVSRPYVVKLVEAGDLPHRKVGPRRRLHLEDVLAYRARLDASRQAALQALADDLQDMGQG; encoded by the coding sequence ATGACCGCACCCTTCCTACCCACCCCCGAAGACACCCGCGCCGCCCGCGCCCACCTCGAACAACTCCGTACCCAGACCGTCGGAATGTCTGAGCGCCTCACCGCCCTGCTCAGCGACGTGCTCACCCCCCTCGCTGCGGGCAAGGCTGTTCAGGTGAACGCCCTGGACGCCGAGATCACCACCCAGCAGGCCGCTGAGCTGTTGAACGTCAGCCGCCCGTACGTCGTCAAGCTCGTCGAGGCCGGCGATCTCCCCCACCGCAAGGTCGGCCCCCGCCGCCGCCTGCACCTCGAGGACGTCCTCGCCTACCGCGCCCGCCTGGACGCGTCCCGGCAGGCCGCGCTCCAGGCACTGGCCGACGACCTGCAGGACATGGGCCAGGGTTGA
- a CDS encoding tyrosine-type recombinase/integrase, protein MTIERYQERAFDRARGWTDLNPEERRRRAAEASRDQDGEALWGVTEAYLTLHGASGTATSPRTLKAYRWAVNRYLNYAGTQAVNLLRATSSDGVRFVRSVEAEGLSPSSTRVQLAGVRLLYSALRWAGATEAAPFADVKPVREKTAAWEKRVPYTHDEVQALVAAADPRMRALLLLCAHGGLRVSEALALTWDDVRLDARELTVRHGKGGKQRRVAVGESLIGALQNLPRQAQVIGGSYPAAVERLQRLCVRAAVPYRGHHALRHYAGTRLTREGASLDDVARHLGHSALETARIYAKWSDEGLRRRVAGW, encoded by the coding sequence ATGACGATCGAACGGTATCAAGAGCGGGCCTTCGACCGCGCCCGGGGGTGGACTGACCTCAACCCTGAAGAGAGGAGACGCCGGGCAGCGGAGGCGAGCCGAGATCAGGACGGGGAAGCGCTGTGGGGCGTGACCGAGGCGTACCTCACCCTGCACGGCGCGAGCGGCACGGCGACCAGTCCCCGCACCCTGAAGGCCTACCGCTGGGCGGTCAACCGCTACCTGAACTACGCGGGCACCCAGGCCGTGAACCTGCTGCGGGCCACCTCCAGCGACGGGGTGCGCTTCGTGCGCTCAGTCGAAGCAGAGGGGCTTAGCCCGTCGAGCACCCGCGTGCAGCTCGCCGGCGTGCGGCTGCTGTACTCGGCGCTGCGCTGGGCGGGAGCAACCGAAGCCGCGCCGTTCGCCGACGTCAAACCCGTACGGGAGAAGACGGCCGCCTGGGAAAAGCGCGTCCCGTACACACACGATGAAGTTCAGGCCCTGGTCGCGGCGGCGGATCCCCGGATGCGGGCGCTACTCCTGCTGTGTGCCCACGGGGGCCTGCGGGTCAGTGAGGCCCTGGCCCTGACCTGGGACGACGTGCGCCTGGACGCGCGGGAGTTGACCGTCCGGCACGGCAAGGGGGGCAAGCAGCGGCGGGTCGCGGTGGGGGAGAGCCTGATCGGCGCGCTGCAGAATCTGCCCAGGCAGGCACAAGTGATCGGCGGCAGTTACCCGGCGGCGGTCGAGCGGCTCCAGCGACTCTGTGTCCGGGCGGCGGTGCCGTACCGGGGCCACCACGCCCTGCGGCATTACGCCGGCACGCGGTTGACCCGCGAGGGCGCGTCCCTGGATGACGTGGCGCGGCACCTCGGGCACTCGGCGCTCGAGACGGCGAGAATCTACGCGAAGTGGAGTGACGAGGGCTTGCGGCGCCGGGTGGCCGGCTGGTGA
- a CDS encoding thioredoxin family protein: MNEIEALTDASFSQRVEAGGNWVVYFWSADCRPCAVVEPVIRDLAQLHASILQVGSVDVDSELRTALSNRVMGVPTVILYKDGLPVEYLYSTYPPVVYHQKVEEHLLHP; the protein is encoded by the coding sequence ATGAACGAGATTGAGGCCTTGACCGACGCCTCGTTCAGTCAGCGAGTGGAGGCTGGCGGAAACTGGGTGGTGTACTTCTGGTCGGCAGACTGCCGCCCCTGCGCTGTTGTGGAGCCTGTGATCCGCGACCTAGCCCAGCTGCATGCTTCAATCCTTCAGGTGGGTTCGGTGGATGTTGACAGCGAACTGCGGACGGCGCTGAGCAACCGGGTGATGGGTGTGCCCACAGTCATCCTCTACAAGGACGGACTACCGGTCGAATACCTCTATTCGACCTATCCACCCGTCGTTTACCACCAGAAAGTTGAGGAGCACCTGCTTCACCCTTAG
- a CDS encoding ATP-binding protein yields MTGDGQDRVLADYERLLRLLPTDIRQVLRPVIHDTEEVKLRFGLPLKIKHHGTWHKYPGVVVDQHHLTDFRSRIDGIRDDNRAGIDGTGHRISRVPSADGKGTDGFTIRVARFFSGLAAWLRPSLHQAPSLLIVGRAGKGKSTILRDVARLLGEQWDANVTVVDTSNEVAGDGRIPHPGIGECDRYFVPVKARQHEVMLEVIANNSCHILVIDEVQTREEAETLRHLSVKAEVVATTHGDDLTHVVRNGPLGALFYPTPIFRWALHVRELGVYDLYDLREAVCALQAGRPPTPVASCGARLQPVEPATVH; encoded by the coding sequence ATGACTGGTGACGGTCAAGACCGCGTACTGGCCGACTACGAGCGCCTGCTCAGACTCCTGCCCACCGACATCCGGCAGGTGCTCCGGCCCGTCATCCACGACACGGAGGAGGTCAAGCTGCGCTTTGGCCTGCCCCTCAAGATCAAGCACCACGGCACCTGGCACAAGTACCCGGGAGTCGTGGTCGACCAGCACCACCTGACCGACTTCCGCAGCCGCATCGACGGGATCCGCGACGACAACCGCGCCGGAATCGACGGCACCGGCCACCGGATCAGCCGGGTGCCCAGCGCCGACGGGAAGGGGACGGACGGCTTCACCATCCGCGTGGCGCGGTTCTTCAGTGGGTTGGCGGCGTGGCTGCGGCCCTCCCTGCACCAGGCCCCGAGCCTGCTCATCGTGGGACGGGCGGGCAAGGGGAAAAGCACCATCCTGCGGGACGTGGCCCGCCTTCTGGGGGAGCAGTGGGACGCCAACGTGACGGTCGTGGACACGTCGAACGAGGTGGCCGGCGACGGGCGAATTCCGCACCCTGGCATCGGGGAATGCGACCGCTACTTCGTGCCGGTCAAGGCCCGGCAGCACGAGGTGATGCTGGAGGTCATCGCCAACAACAGCTGCCACATCCTCGTGATCGACGAGGTGCAGACCCGGGAGGAGGCCGAGACCCTGCGGCACCTGTCCGTGAAGGCCGAGGTCGTGGCGACGACCCACGGCGATGACCTCACGCACGTGGTCAGGAACGGGCCGCTGGGGGCGCTCTTTTACCCCACACCGATCTTCCGATGGGCGCTGCACGTCCGCGAGCTCGGGGTCTATGATCTGTACGATCTACGCGAGGCCGTCTGCGCCCTGCAGGCCGGTCGACCCCCTACCCCTGTGGCGTCGTGTGGGGCGCGCCTGCAGCCCGTGGAACCGGCCACGGTTCACTGA